One region of Triticum aestivum cultivar Chinese Spring chromosome 6B, IWGSC CS RefSeq v2.1, whole genome shotgun sequence genomic DNA includes:
- the LOC123137367 gene encoding MACPF domain-containing protein At4g24290, translated as MAPRDSKEMLQRAAESAIRSIGLGYDVAAYVRLKFCKQRGSPDPSLIELDRDGTQDIVLPGSLTTVAGVPKSIKCDKGERMRFRSDVLSFQQVRRATTHMQHRFVRLLHAILFT; from the exons ATGGCGCCTAGGGACAGCAAGGAGATGCTGCAGCGGGCCGCCGAGTCCGCCATCCGCTCCATCGGCCTCGGCTACGACGTCGCCGCCTACGTCCGGCTCAAGTTCTGCAAGCAGCGCGGCTCGCCCGACCCCTCGCTCATCGAGCTCGACCGCGATGGGACCCAGGACATCGTGCTCCCCGGCAGCCTCACCACCGTCGCCGGCGTGCCCAAGTCCATCAAGTGCGACAAGGGGGAGCGGATGCGGTTCCGGTCCGATGTCCTGTCGTTCCAGCAG GTCAGGAGAGCAACAACGCACATGCAGCACAGATTTGTGCGTCTTCTCCATGCAATCTTGTTTACTTAA